ACAAGAGGACCATCCTACCAGTGGGGCCACGTCTCAACAGTTtatccttcacccatttttctGCACGTCATCCTGAGGTAAAccaattttaaatgtgttttcagtAAACCAGCCATGACAATTTATACTAAACAAATTGAACTAGAACCCATTTGAAtaggttttgaatttgttttttcgtttttcatttttaatacaaaGGCCTGACTGTGCTCAATCGTCAAGCTGCATGCATGAAAAACTGGCCAGCCCAAACAGTGTATCATTAGCAAATGGAACTTTAAGGAGTCCTTATCATTAAGGTAGTACAAGTATTTATATTGTAAAACTGATGTGTAGCTTGATCTTTAGGGGACAGGACCACCAACCAATACATgcagattttgtgtgtgtggacagAAGGTACTTTTGACATTCAGTTTTGCTATATagaaacagaatgaataaatgaacttttttcttttttcttttttttgcaagaGGTAAGTAAAAGATTCAATTTGATTCTTCTAGAGGGGGGAAAAAGGAGTTGAAAGTAGGTCTTCATTTTGCAGTCATCATCTGTACGAATTctgaaaagacaaatataatcGTAACTTTTGGTTATCTTTGAAAGCAGCTTTAATGAACACAACATCTTTACTGTACATAAAAGAAAGTCAAAGGCTGTCTAGTGAAGCAGCTGGCTTGCTTACAGATCCTAAAGGTAAGGCTATGAAACACTGAGCTCAAATAATTTAGTTTTACCTTCATAGTTGACTTGTCCGTCTCCATCAATATCTGCTTCTCTGATCATTTCATCTACTTCTTCATCTGTTAGTTTTTCTCCTAAGTTTGTCATGACGTGACGTAGTTCTGCTGCACTGATGTAACCATTGCCATCCTGTGAACATTCAGCAATTGTTATTGCTAATGATGTGGTGTGAGGAAGTAGGTCTTTGACTTAGCTACGCCCTCTCAAGTTACTGCTAACTCTGCTCCCGTCAACAATTCTCTGATCTCCAGTTCCCACCTCTAACCTTCTAAATACATGCAAACAGCTAATGCAGAAAACAGGATTTTCAAAAGCTCACAACGATTCAAAGTAACAGTCAAGAAACGTGGTCCAAAATTCCTATTTATTATGTCTACCTTCATCTGATACGGTTACCATAAAGAGGACTTTTGAAAGTGAGATCAAAGGCTCAGGCAGTTAGATTTAAGTCTTCTGCCTGTAACATTATTATAGCTTTTAAAAGTGACAGCAGAAGAAGCCATACTTAAGTACCATCTGCTACGTAGAAGCTGGATTACCTTGTCAAAGACTCGGAATGCCTCACGGATTTCTTCTTCACTATctgtatctttcatttttctagcCATCATAGTCAAAAATTCAGGGAAGTCAATGGTGCCATTacctcaaattaaaaaacaaaaagctcatGTAAAGTAAGCACTCTATGAATGCTGCTCTGCAGTCATCATTTCAGAACCACTGTACAGAATGGTAAACACATACTAGGACAAAGGGGCAAACTATCTTACTAGGTTCAAACATTTGCAGGTCTAAAACGTTCAAACACTTCACGGGGCAACTTCATATAATTTCAAACTCATCATCAGTGCCCAGGATAGTATTTAATTATACAAAGGAAACTGCACATCTGGATTCTAGCCCATGAAAGGGTCATGAAGGGCTGTAcacttcaacaacaaaaaaaagcacacacCACTCTGCAGGCTGGGTCTTTCCACTCTGAGGGAAGAAGCGCCCCCAACTGCCATCCCTGAGTTAGGGAAATCACTCAGGTCTAACTCTGTCTTGGCTAGTGACGGCAGTAACGCAAAAAAGGCCTAGAACTGAGCTGCAGGTTAAGAGTATAAAGTGTTTCGGGGGAGAAAAGATTATGAGTGAGGAACATTGATTTTGCTATGCCATGCATGGGCCATAAAGTCTTACCAAGTCTTCTCCAGGATCATTTCTTGGCCACACTATGATGGTTAGCCACCTGTTTTCTTCCAACTCAGTATCTTTATTTCCCATTAAGGGAAAAGCTCAGCAGCACTCTCACAGCTCAGACCAGTAACACTTACGGAACTCTCAGAAGAATCTGTTCTAGGGCCAGTACTCCAAACAACTCCTCTTTAAAACTAAGAGATAAATACCCCTAAAGACAAGCACTCCAGACTAACAGTGTAATTGaactaaatggaaataaaattagaaagaaaaacccTAGGTTAAGTTACTCATTTTCACCAGTACCTTTGAAAGAAAATACCTCAGGGATCCCTTCAAGACTTTTTAGCCTCAAAAACTTTAAGATATTGTTCATATTCATCAAAGacaagagaaattattttaagcTATCTCACAGCCATGCAGCCATGCTATGGCCATGGTACCAGCCATAGCATCAGGTACCATCCTATCTTCTCAATGCAAACACAGGATTCTGTAGTCTGGCACAACTTCTCCTTCTTCTACACAATCCAAGAGCCTAACAGACTTCTCCCCTCCCCAAGCACAGATTCCCAGGGCTCCCACAAACAAGAGGAAGTTACTCCACGTTCCCAGATAGCTGATCATCTTAGCAGTCAAACTAGAGAGAACTATGGAAAACTTTTTCTCTCCAAAACACTATTAGTGAAAACCACTCCAATGTGCTGAAAGCTTTGTCAAAAAACCTAATCAAAAGCTCTGCTTCCAAATGTTTGTGACCAGACAAGCGATTTTACTACACCACCTTTGAGTCAATCATCTAGAAAGTAAAATCTAGATCGAATTGTTTATTCTTAActcatcttttactttttcttttgaccTTCTCTCCCCGcaactcatcttttaaaaatcatgttctaTAACGTTATATAGTACACATTAGAATATATGTATGATTTACCAAAATACGTGTTTCTTTTAGGGGTGGGGAAGTGGAAATCCGCAGTCAAAGGTCTGTCGTCCACTGCTGTGGAGTCGAGAGGAACAGATGACAACCCGCTATCAGGGTTACTGCTGGTTCCCTCTGACCCTGGACCTTACAGCTTCCCTTTCCATTAGGTTCTGCAAATCTATCCCCTAGAGTCACCACACATCCTCCTCCAAACCTTACAGGCTCCTCTGCAGCAAACACATCTACAAGCTCACACTGTACTCACTTTTATGGTAACTTCTAAGAGTGCTTGTCACCCACTTCCTCTGGgggctcctcctcctctttagACACAGTAAGTTTGTAAAACAGCACGACCTGTGGCTACTTAATTTCACCTCCCCATCAAGACTCAGTGCAGACTCATGGGCTAGTTGATAAAAGCTTTGAGCTCAGCCAAGAgcagtggttcctgcctgtaatcctagcactttgggaggctgaggcgggtggataacaaggtcaggagtttgagaccagccttgccaacatggtgatatcccgtctctactaaagatacaaaacacTAACTGGGGgcggtgacacacgcctgtaattccagctactcagaaggctgaggcggagaattgcttgaacctgggaggcagaggttgcagtgagccgagatcgcgccagtgcactccagcctgggcaacagggcaagactccgtctcaaaaaaaaaaaaaaaaaatttgagctCTAGGTCACGccaagcagaaaaaaaacaatacagtGATCCCATGCAGAAAACGTTGTAGAAGCTAAGCAGGACAGACACAAGGCCCATCCTCTTTTATTGTAATTGTCAAAGGCCCTAAGGCAACCACAAAAAGGATCTTTGCACATTTGCTTTGCTCTGGGGACCTGAAAGACAATTCTGTAACATTTCTGAACTTGAATTACACAACAATGGCCCTCATTCATGGTTCTAAAGCTCTTACCATCAGCATCCACTTCGTTGATCATATCCTGCAATTCAGCTTCTGTTGGGTTCTGACCCAGTGACCTCATGACAGTTCCAAGTTCCTTTGTTGTGATGGTGCCATCGCCATCCTTATCGAATAGGGAGAAAGCTTCCTTGAATTCTGAAAACAAAAGTTGACCCGTTAGAATGAATGTCTTTATCCAACCCAGTCACAACATACACTTGCCAGGGGCTTGCCAAAGCAA
This genomic window from Piliocolobus tephrosceles isolate RC106 chromosome 6, ASM277652v3, whole genome shotgun sequence contains:
- the CALM1 gene encoding calmodulin-1, whose amino-acid sequence is MADQLTEEQIAEFKEAFSLFDKDGDGTITTKELGTVMRSLGQNPTEAELQDMINEVDADGNGTIDFPEFLTMMARKMKDTDSEEEIREAFRVFDKDGNGYISAAELRHVMTNLGEKLTDEEVDEMIREADIDGDGQVNYEEFVQMMTAK